From a region of the Zerene cesonia ecotype Mississippi chromosome 11, Zerene_cesonia_1.1, whole genome shotgun sequence genome:
- the LOC119830119 gene encoding DNA-directed RNA polymerase II subunit RPB9, which translates to MTLNLGRKDGGPGYVGIQFCQECNNMLYPREDKNNKVLLYACRNCDYKQLADSNCVYVNKIMHEVDELTHINPDVVSDPTLPRTKDHTCPKCNHREAVFFQGQTRRAEEEMRLYYVCTSCKHRWTE; encoded by the coding sequence atgaccTTAAATCTCGGAAGAAAAGACGGCGGCCCGGGATACGTTGGTATTCAGTTCTGTCAAGAATGCAATAACATGCTTTACCCGCGCGaggataaaaacaacaaagtcTTGCTATACGCTTGTAGAAATTGCGATTACAAACAACTAGCGGATTCTAACTGTGTGTacgtaaacaaaattatgcaCGAAGTAGATGAATTGACTCACATAAATCCGGATGTCGTTAGTGACCCAACGCTACCCCGTACGAAGGACCATACGTGTCCAAAATGTAATCACAGAGAAGCTGTGTTTTTCCAAGGACAAACAAGACGAGCCGAAGAGGAGATGAGgctttattatgtatgtacaagTTGCAAACATAGATGGACTgagtga